A DNA window from Candidatus Cloacimonadota bacterium contains the following coding sequences:
- a CDS encoding DUF116 domain-containing protein → MKEFYLSVIKFPLMVSLCLFIVIVAFFGVALGSYFKLGLALEETVIYTLIFVVLVLLTSSWILNLISTHSPIRPKGLASYAKWMLVNVYYYLARFMGILTFQNKQSLQESFLNFNNEIVLSQARDISHKNILLLLPHCLQNSECKIRITTDIDECAECGKCDIAQLKRIAKKYAVKAAVATGGSLARKIVKDTSPDVIVAVACHRDLSDGVREAWKYPTYAVLNERPNGPCFETKVNYKSIEFAIRKFQ, encoded by the coding sequence ATGAAAGAGTTTTATCTGTCTGTAATAAAGTTTCCACTTATGGTAAGCCTTTGTTTATTTATAGTAATCGTAGCTTTTTTTGGCGTTGCCTTGGGCAGTTATTTCAAGCTGGGCTTAGCGCTTGAAGAAACTGTGATTTACACCTTAATATTCGTAGTTTTGGTGCTGCTTACTTCTTCGTGGATTCTAAATCTCATCAGCACTCATTCTCCGATTCGTCCCAAAGGTTTAGCCTCCTATGCTAAATGGATGTTGGTAAACGTATATTATTATTTGGCAAGGTTTATGGGTATCCTTACGTTTCAGAATAAACAATCCTTACAAGAGAGTTTTTTGAACTTCAACAATGAAATTGTTTTAAGCCAAGCTCGAGATATAAGTCACAAAAATATCCTCTTACTGCTTCCGCATTGCTTGCAAAATTCTGAATGTAAGATTCGCATTACAACCGATATTGATGAATGTGCCGAGTGTGGCAAATGCGATATTGCCCAACTTAAAAGAATAGCAAAAAAATACGCTGTTAAAGCAGCGGTTGCCACTGGCGGATCTTTGGCACGCAAAATAGTTAAAGATACTTCTCCGGATGTAATAGTTGCGGTTGCTTGCCATCGGGATCTTAGCGATGGAGTACGTGAAGCTTGGAAATATCCCACTTATGCAGTATTGAACGAGCGTCCTAATGGACCCTGTTTTGAAACCAAAGTAAATTATAAAAGCATAGAATTTGCAATCAGGAAATTTCAATGA
- a CDS encoding trypsin-like peptidase domain-containing protein, producing the protein MKGSQIILLAIVIIIINAGITLVLINSFQNSFTQGHTLFSSPDVPCDSTGTSRQNAITRAVAEVEPAVVSVNVIKTQIVRGRMGPSYGFGFFDFFDFFGPMQRQVQSLGSGIIYDPDGYIITNAHVVNGATEIKVVLADNREFDADLVGLDAELDIAKLRIRGNNLPFARLGDSDKIFVGEWSIALGNPYGYVMNDAKPTVSVGVISALGRNLDFGNTRHYNLIQTDTAINQGNSGGPLVNIQGEVIGINTLIISESGGNIGLGFAVPINEVKKIVNAM; encoded by the coding sequence ATGAAAGGCTCTCAGATTATCCTCTTAGCTATTGTTATTATTATCATCAATGCTGGTATTACGTTGGTATTGATTAATAGCTTTCAAAATAGTTTTACGCAAGGACACACTTTATTTAGCAGTCCGGATGTTCCTTGCGATAGCACCGGCACCAGCAGACAAAATGCCATCACTCGAGCTGTTGCCGAAGTAGAACCGGCAGTTGTGAGCGTAAACGTTATCAAAACCCAAATTGTACGGGGTAGAATGGGACCAAGCTACGGTTTTGGTTTTTTCGATTTTTTCGATTTCTTTGGACCAATGCAAAGACAAGTACAATCTTTGGGTAGCGGAATTATCTACGATCCTGATGGATACATCATCACAAATGCCCACGTGGTAAATGGTGCAACCGAGATTAAGGTGGTGCTTGCCGATAATCGGGAGTTCGACGCCGATCTCGTAGGCTTAGATGCAGAACTCGATATTGCTAAATTGCGAATTCGTGGCAATAATCTGCCCTTTGCCAGATTGGGGGATTCGGATAAAATCTTTGTAGGAGAATGGAGCATTGCTTTAGGTAATCCCTATGGATATGTAATGAACGATGCCAAACCCACTGTAAGTGTGGGAGTTATTTCTGCTTTGGGTAGAAATCTGGATTTTGGTAATACTCGTCATTACAATCTAATTCAAACCGATACTGCCATCAATCAAGGCAATAGTGGCGGTCCGTTGGTCAATATTCAGGGAGAAGTTATTGGTATAAATACTCTTATTATTTCCGAATCCGGCGGCAATATCGGCTTGGGATTTGCTGTGCCCATCAACGAAGTTAAAAAGATTGTGAATGCAATGTAA